A region of Coregonus clupeaformis isolate EN_2021a unplaced genomic scaffold, ASM2061545v1 scaf2408, whole genome shotgun sequence DNA encodes the following proteins:
- the LOC121558409 gene encoding polymeric immunoglobulin receptor-like, protein MALHLSLLLLLFLFLFLTLILFVLSAVKYVSVQSGRSITIPCHYDLNHINHVKYWCKGLGWAVCSYVVRTDHPKISGKASISDDINKRIFTMTMTNLKSWDSENYRCIVEINGGPDIRIQWFYLSVTLGTPELYVDQQEVTGVEGGSVTVRCYYSNSEDIKWCRMGGDCVSYSGTLHGTSVTLKRTSDANNSVLTVTMGGLKMENTDWYWCEVGQLGMPVHITVSQQTKSQRTTKMTSTTQAPTNQQPSASPTAEHVQTDNTSQGAEGNMEDVHQRSIDVKVLLIPWGMLVVVTAGILVTWKMWTKHKDNKAKDQTTNNSVAPFPEDDDDVTYSIVIPQHKAQLKVQAKAAEPDDNVVYSSLALQVTTQQRATAEQH, encoded by the exons AtggctcttcatctctccctcctcctcctcctcttcctcttcctcttcctcaccctTATCCTCTTCGTACTCTCAGCAG TGAAGTATGTGTCTGTGCAGTCAGGACGCTCCATCACCATCCCATGTCACTATGATCTGAATCACATCAACCATGTGAAATACTGGTGTAAAGGATTAGGCTGGGCTGTGTGTTCTTATGTGGTACGTACTGACCATCCTAAGATCAGTGGTAAGGCCTCAATCTCTGATGACATCAACAAGAGAATCTTCACTATGACCATGACTAACCTGAAGTCATGGGACTCTGAGAATTACAGGTGTATTGTGGAGatcaatggaggaccagatatcagGATACAATGGTTCTACCTATCTGTCACTTTAG GTACTCCAGAACTCTATGTGGACCAACAGGAGGTGACTGGAGTTGAAGGAGGGAGTGTCACTGTCCGTTGTTACTATAGTAACTCTGAAGATATAAAGTGGTGCAGGATGGGTGGTGATTGTGTGTCGTATTCTGGGACTTTACATGGAACATCAGTGACATTAAAGCGGACTAGTGATGCCAACAACAGTGTCTTAACAGTGACTATGGGTGGACTGAAGATGGAGAACACTGACTGGTATTGGTGTGAAGTGGGACAACTAGGGATGCCTGTTCACATCACTGTCAGTCAACAAACCAAATCACAGAGAACCACTAAGATGACCTCAA CAACCCAAGCTCCAACCAATCAACAACCCTCTGCCTCTCCAACTGCTGAGCATGTTCAGACTGACAACACAAGTCAAGGAGCTGAGGGGAACATGGAGGACGTCCACCAGAG GTCCATAGATGTGAAAGTCCTACTGATTCCTTGGGGCATGTTGGTGGTGGTGACAGCTGGTATCCTAGTCACATGGAAGATGTGGACAAAGCATA AGGACAATAAGGCCAAGGACCAGACAACTAACAACTCAGTG GCCCCATTtcctgaagatgatgatgatgtcacaTACAGCATTGTCATCCCCCAGCACAAGGCCCAACTAAAAGTACAGGCCAAG GCAGCAGAACCAGAtgataatgtggtctacagctcaCTAGCTCTACAGGTGACCACACAG CAGAGGGCAACAGCAGAACAGCattga